The Desmodus rotundus isolate HL8 chromosome 2, HLdesRot8A.1, whole genome shotgun sequence region GAGAAAGTCACAGGGGGCGGGCCAGGCTCTCTCAGTGTGCAGAGCTCTGTTGCTCTCTTTTATGAAAGGGATATACAGGAGACAATAGCCTCACAGAGACCACACACACCCGGGTCCACCGTTTCTGAAAGGCCAAATGTCTTCTTCGTTCAACCGGAGAGAAGGGATTCTGTTACCCCACTATAGTTATCTTCCAACCAATGCCTCACGGCCACGGTCTATTTCCTCTTGCCTAAGTCGTGTCCTGCCCAAGTCTTTCCGAACATCTCCATAAAAGACACAGCAGAGCCAATGCCGCTGAGGTTTGTTTAAGGTTAGTGTGATGCACCAAGCAGTGTGATCGGCCTCCTGCATTCCAGCGTCctacctcctcctctccctcctcctggtaCTGCTCATCAACATTatcctcctgctggtctggattcCCTGCCATCTGTTGAAACAAGAGGGGAGGCTCCGGTTACTGAACACTGAGATGTGTTTTATAGTGCTCAAAGAACAAGCATGCCGCCATGAGCAGTGTATTTTCAATGCATCGGTGGCCAGGAAATAATGAGTAATCATTCCCAACACAAAGCCCAGGCCGCCCGTCACTCTCTGAGTGCAGACACATCGTTTCATATAATGGCTTGAAAACCAGCCAAAGAGGCAGACCATCTGTCAATGTAGGTTATGACTAATCTTTTGCATAAACCAGGCATTGATTAAAATACCCAGGATAAAGCCGCCTTTCCTAGAGGCCTCTACTTACCACCAAATGCTCCTCCATTTCCGCATTCCCTTGCTTTTCAGGACTTTGCTTTTGCTCTTCATTTTCATCTGGCaaattttcttctctcacttGCTCGGCTTCCTCAAATTCATCTTCGCCTTGATTATTAGGGTCATCTGCTGGGTTTATGTCCTCTACAGCTGCCCtctgtaaaattttaatgaaaagcaACCACCACTTCAAAATCCAGGATCAAGTTTAATTTCACTTGAAAGGCCACCCACGGGCAGAAAATGAAATCATCTTTCGCCGGATGGTGCAGACCCATCCTTGCCAAGACGCACGAGTACACACCCCACTGTCCAAAGAGAAAACTCCTGCCGTGTTTGTCGGAGGCCGATGAGCCAGAATGAAATATGACTGGCACTTCCTTTCTGTGATTCCAAATTGGTCCTCAAAACTTTACTCTCACAAGTAAAGAGAGCATAACTAAATAGGCATGAcaaaaaatagttaataaaaacCAAGAGACCAAGTAGGagatataattaaaatggaagattcaGGTCAGCAAATGGCAACTTCATGTACTGGTGTGCTGATTTTTATGCCGACAAGCTTTCCCATCCAAGCCACTTACATGTAAGTGGGTGAAAAAGCGTCCAAAGAGAAATGGGCCGACACCAGCAAGGACCAAAGAGGGGCCTGAagaggagacaggaagagggCTGGCTCAAAAGCAAATGAGCGATTTCTAGCATGGATCACATTCCTTTAAAACAAGTACTATTGGGACCCAGGGAGACGCTGCGCTGGCCAGACGGGAAAACAAGAACCAAGCTCACCCAATTGGTggcaattattattttgaaaaatatctccctggatccatcccctcctcccaaggAGCTCTCAGCTCCTGTGTTCAATGAATTCCCTTCATATTACCAACTTTAGAATTATCTCGATTTTCCACTTAAGCTCCCAAAGCGCCTTTCAAAATGATACATGACCTCATAAAAATTCAGATAGAGAGCCTGAGCTCGGCAGACACGGTGCTGCTCCTGTGAGCTTCCCCATCACTCCAGTGTCACCACCGGGACACTCAGAGAAGCTGCCAACGCTTCCCAGAGATGGTGACGCCTCAGAGTGAGATTTAGTCTCCTTCGGCATTCTCCAGACTTGATTCTACCTGAATTCCCTTCAGAGCCTTGAACGTGTTGGAGAGCTCACTGCGGTCTCCGCTGAATTATTCTCTGTACATCCCTGGCTGCACACTTCATTCAAGTGCAAACGACACCTCTCTTGGGGAGATCAGAGAGTGACAAATCATTACCCGCACACTAAACTCCAGTTACTTCACCATCTCTTATATGCATTTCTTTTTGTGCCTTATCAATAATTTgtgtagaaatagaaaaagatgtcACATATTCTCTTCAGAATAAAAAGGACCAAAGCTTTTgtaaaacttaataaaaatatacagccTAGCTCTAACTCTTAGTAATAAGTAAGACTTAACAGGCATGGTGGTTATAGCCTAATAAAATAGATGATCAATCACACCTCCCTAAAGTTCGAAAACGGTGAAGGGATTCAGAAATAGAAGTTGGTAGttagaatagtcatggggatgtaaagtacagcacagggaagatagtcaataatattctaataactctgtatggtgttAGATGGGTACTAGGTTTACctgggtgatcactttgtaagttatataaatgtctaatcatatgttgtacacctgaaactaatataatatttcatgtcaactgtaattgaaaaatagaaaaaattattaaagaaaaaaagagccctgactggcatggctcagtgggttggcgtcaccccacaaaccgaaaggtcgctggttcaattcctggtcagaacaTATGCCTCggctgtgggtcaggtccctgaaTGGGGGGTGTGAGGCAGCCCATagactgtttctctctcatgccagtgtttcttttcctctctttctcctccccttgccctttctctaaaaataaataaataaaatcttcaaaaaaaaaaaaaaaaagaaaggaggtacATAAGACAAAGAGAAGGACAAGCAGGGGAACAATTTCTCATTAAAAGAAGGCATGGCAGGGAGGCCATGTTTCCCAGTGTGTTCTCCAGAACAAGTAAACCGATGACAGTGAAGATTGCACAGTCAAGCAGGCAAAGCACACAGCAGTCCCCGGATGCCACTGACTGAATACTCATCCCTCTCAGCACACTCCCAGGCTTCTGCACACTCACTCTGCCGCTCTCTCATGCACACTCCCTTGCTCTTTCACAGTCTCTGGCTCTCTCAGACTCTCCTGCTCTCTATAGGTCTTGCTCTTTCCTGAAAACATTTCCGGGCTAGGGTTCCCTGGAGCACACTTTCACAGTGCTAATTCCAGGGCTGGCGGGACAGTGTGTTCTGCCTTCTCTCCAGGCGAGGGACAGCCATTTCCATCAAGGCGGCTTTAAGCAGCCATCAGGAAGAGTTTCTCAACAGTAATCAAGGAAGGCAGTGGAGCCCTTTTTCAATCCACCAGGTCAGTACAACATACGCAGGTCCCACAGGACAGCACAGACTAAACTTTATAAACATGGTGGTGGTTTACTAGCAAAAGATGATAGGAGAGCTAAAGGAAGTTGTAAAAATCATCCACACATAAGCCCAAGAACACATCGAGTTAACATGGCTTGCCACACTCAGAGGCAAGGCCAGGGTCCCAGACCACCCAGATGAACTGGCAGTCATGGTCCTTTTTTGGTAAACAACATAGCCTCATGGTACCTGagcaatttttttcccttctcaaaCCACACATTCTAATCCACGTGTTCATTAAAATGGTCACTGACTATTGGGAAATTACAGTCACGGGCATACGTCACGGCCTAGCAGACTGCTCGCCGTGCCCAATAGTAGTCAATTTCCTTTCTCTGGTTCCCTCTCCAGCTCCCacacttgcctttttttttttttatccttcagAATGACTACATGTTTCAATGCCTTTCCATTTGGCTTTtactttttgtaaattttaattcaCTAATCTAAAAGTCACCAGAGAAAGAATCTTTTGATGTTTTCCCAAAGTTTAACCCCTTctcaccacctcccctccccccccccccccccgccaatgTTTTACAGTTAACAACACAGCTCATCTGCTGTAATCATGCAAGCCGCCCTTCTTTGGGGCTGATGAAATAACAGGCCTGtctggaggcaggcaggggcatGGTGTCAGGCAAACCTTCAAGCTTCCTTTCTGCCTTGTGAGTTGCCAAGTGTCATGACCAGAAGAGGGGACACTTACATCTGCGTCAGACTCGGGGTCAGCTTCAGGCAGCCCTTGTTCTTGGGGCACATGTCCATTCTCTGGGTCTTCTCCTGCCTCATCTGGGTGCTGGTTGTCTCTCTCATAGGCTAGCAAATCAAAGAAACTAACATCAGTCCAGAAGAACCAGACAGGATTCTTTCCGTTCACGACACCAAAGCCACCAGCAGGCTTTTCCAGAGACCCTTTACTCAGTCTCTCCTCTAGTGAGGTTAACTCAGAATAAGGCACCCGTCTCGGCTTTTCTGAATAACGCCACGTCCTTTCCCTGGGTGTGTGCCTAAGGAGATGTGAGGCTGAGTAGCAGCGTTCTAACTCTCTGAAACAATGTTTATAAGAGAGACTGCCATTCCCTGTCCCCCGCCCCacggcacacacacaaaaaacaacaatcaaaactctCTCAATTAAATCCCGGTCCACTGGATATTGCTAAAATTACCAAGTAATTTTGGGTAATATCAGAGGAAATAGCAAGGTACCAAGAGTAGGAATGGATACTGtttcaggaaataaaagaaagaacaaccCCACGTGtggaacaaaaacacaaatagtGCCCATCCTGTGATCGCTGACTCACAGCGAGGACGACGGCTACAGCACAGATACGTCCACATCATACTCACACAGACTTTCGCTAGctgcttttagaaaaaatatttttttgatacAGTGAATTTAGATAAGAGCATATAAGAGAACAAATAACTTTATTAGTAAGCTATCGGAGGAAAGGTTACAGAGATGGAGAAGATTTAACCTGTAAAAACAAGGACATAGGCAACTTACCATTAGGTTTCAAGTGCACCAGGGGATTCATTAAGTAAAGAAGTGAACAAACCATTCCCTAATCTTTCTGATAACAGAACAAAAAAGCTTCAAGTGCTGCACAGGGAACATAAGGAAAACAATTTCTTGACTCTGAGGGCTATAAAATATCAGAACAGGCTAGAGCGGGGGGCCGGGTAATCCCCCTTCTTTGGACTTGCTAGGTAGGAAGCATACGTATCGAAGTGTTGTCAGAGGGACAGTTACTGTCCAGCTCTATTATTGCAGAAAGGCGCACTCGATAACTTACATGCCTGGGGCACACCACAACGGGAAGTTACTATCggtttaatttttgaaaacttttaaggCAATGATCCAAAGCCTCcaagataaggagaaaatgaaatttccCAACGTCTTAACAGTCCTATGGTAACGTGTCAGAAGGAACTAGTATACAGAAGTTTAAACTACTATTTCCTTTCCACTCTGAAGTGTTACAGAGGAAACATTTTCTTGGGCAATTGTGTCCACCATGGCACACTGTCTGGGAGGATGAAGAAACACGCAACAGAAGACACACGGAACACTAGTCTCCTCTGCACGGACTCAGACGTGCACGCAACTCTGAGAGGGTGTATATTACCCAGCAAGTTTATTAAAGCATCCATCATCTAAGGGGTCTTACCACCTCCTTCTTCTTGTGTGCCCTGGTCCTCCGCTCCCTGAACAATGTCATTATCCACAGCATCGTAATGAGCTTGCTGCCTGCAAGGGGCACAGACATCATCAACTCAGCAACACAAATTAAGCCGCACAGTTTGACGTAAGTCATTTATCTTTAAACACAGTAATAAActaatttttcaacttttttttaagccataaaaatttctttaaaaaatttatgcgAATAAGTTTTAATAAAGATCCTGGatatactttcaaaaaatatattagaaaagataaactacttttcaaatgataaaataaagttAGCACAAAACCTGCTAGGTTATTCTGAGACCTACACTATTACTTTTAAGCACACACAAAAAGGCCgattatttttaagatgaaatatTTGGAACTTAATTCTGCCTCAGCTACAGGAGCAATGCGAGCCCCTCACATTCATGGACAATGAATGCACAAGGCTGTGTTCCATCTGCTTATAGAAACCGGAGGAGGGGCCATCACACCCAACAGAAAGCTACCGTAGCTGCTCCGGGTGCTgagctctcccctcctcctgtccgGCCAGCCTCTGCTGGGCCATCTCCTGCGCgagaagctgctgctgctgctgctgctgctgcctcaacaAGTGTTCCTGCAGCCTCTGCTGGTGCAGGGCCTCCTGACGCTCTCTCAGCCTCTGGGCCTCCTCTGCGCGTCTCGCTGCCAGTCTCTGTTGTTCCAGCTGCTCCTCATAGGGCGATCTGAATTTGGTAACCGGCTCAGCTGAAGGATGCACCTGGGGAAAAATGAGTTGGAGTTGAGCAAAAGCAGTCAGGTCCTCTGAATTCTCCGTTTGTTTCTCATGACGAACTCAGGAGGCAGGGATGGTGCATTAACACCTATCTATATCTGTCAGATGAACTGTGAGGAGATGCGACATTCAAGGGTCACCCAGCGCTGGAACTCCTATTCTCCAACTCCCTGTGAGTAGTAGCCCTTGGCTTCTTAGCAACTGGCCCTAGATTTATTGATTTGCTGGTCCTGATTTATTGGCTTTAAGGCCAGATTTCAATGTGTTCCCTCTCAAAAGGAAGagggcagacagaagaaatgaGTTTTGAACCTTAATTAAACATACATTCAAAAGGCCCTGCTATAAGTGGGAATTCAGTGACCTCATACTCATTGGGGCAATTTTTGAGCTTTAGGCTAAAGACCTAGggcacagatggcaaacacaaggcccgagggccaccttgttttatccagcctagcaccttgtttctaccaggcagcagtgctgagctccttgcccctagttaaggagtagttccattcatgcagccctaaaattacatttggccctttgaaggcaacctcaaggctgatgtggcccctggtgcaaatgagtttgacacccctgagggATTCTAATTAACTCTAGCAATGTCCCAATCTCAGGCGAAACATCACCAAAAGAGTGAAACTTCGGATTAGGGTGGAAAACAGAGAACCCATTTCCTTCCAAGAAACAAAGAATGGGTGAGAAGATAGTGCCTTCTGATCAAAAAGTCTGATACAGAATTCCGTAAACTCTGCTTCCCACCACTCTCTCCTTCATCCCCCAGCTGATACAAGTACATACAGTGAGGAATCACCTTTGAAGAAAACCACAAAGGACACAAAACTGGGAGAGGCTTCTTGAGGCTAAGTTTGCAGCATTGGAGTGCAGCTGCAGAGGGTTTCACACCTACTCAGCTTGAAGTCTCAAGCAGCTTGAAGCCTTGGAAAGTTCAAGGCCAATCGCAGCTTTGGTTATAAACAAACACAGCTTCAGTATCCATGCAAAGACCAGATAGCCTATTGTTGAGTATCAgcttagagacaggggaaggagggcGCCCAGCTGCATTCAGTGTTGCTTTAAGTTCTCTGAAAGTACCATTTATAAATATACGAAATGATTTGTATAAATCTTACTTATGCAAGAGCGGTGTGCTCAGTCGGGGGAGCCTGAGCAGAGGTTAAACATGCTCAGCTAGTGGAGTGTCCTTAAGGGATAAGATCAGCTTTTTGATAACTTAACCACCTCAAAGGTGAACGGGCAGGAGCCAGCATGCACTGGAGAGTGAGTGAACAGGAGACCTTTGATCACAGGAAgtcaggggcccaggcaggggctCACCTGTGCTACCCTGTGAAAGGGACAGGAGCAGGTGGCCCCTGCACTGTGCACTACAGACATCGGTGACACACACATGCCCAcagctctttctcctttctccaaagaGATTTCTTAGGTGTGGAAGTGGCTCTGCGGTGAACATTACACAAGAAAACTTACGTCTGTGCATGTAACGTTCAGTGAAATcactcacatttttattttagagaccGTCATATATAGGGAAGCTTTTTCCTTTAATATCTGAAGACGAAGCCACGCATCCTCTCCCAGCAGGCCAAACCCAACGGGCGCCCACCTGAAGTGGATGAGCTGCTCCCTCCGCATGTGCACGCCCTTCCACTAGGTTGGCGTCTTCTTTCCGGTCACGCTCTTCCTTCCACTCCCGGTCCTGCTCCTCTGGGGATGGATCGTGTTCCTCCTCGAGATGCTCAGCCTGCCCAACCTGCTCCAtcgcctcctcctccagggccttcctgtgctcctcctccacctggtGCTCCTCTGGCTTTCTGGCTTCCGCTTCTTGCTGGTTCTGCTCTGCTGGACCCTGAAATTCTGCTTCCTTCGGAGTGGGCGGGGAAGGTTTTATTTCCTCTGTTCTCCCAGGCCCAGCTTCATGCCTCTGCCACACATTTCGAGACACCTAGGCCAAACATAACCCTGGAAATGACACTCTTCTATTTCAAAAGCAgtgacataatttatttataaacac contains the following coding sequences:
- the GOLIM4 gene encoding Golgi integral membrane protein 4 isoform X2, yielding MGNGMCSRKQKRIFQTLLLLTVVFGFLYGAMLYYELQTQLRKAEAVALKYQQHQESLSAQLQVVYEHRSRLEKSLQKERLEHKKAKEDFLVYKLEAQETLNKGRQDSNSRYSALNVQHQMLKSQHEELKKQHSDLEEEHRKQGEDFSRTFNDHKQKYLQLQQEKEQELSKLKETVYNLREENRQLRKAHQDIHTQLQDVKQQHKNLLSEHEHLVVTLEDHKSALAAAQTQVAEYKQLKDTLNRIPSFRKADPAERPSVTQVAHSPQGDNTARENAAREPQQVSRNVWQRHEAGPGRTEEIKPSPPTPKEAEFQGPAEQNQQEAEARKPEEHQVEEEHRKALEEEAMEQVGQAEHLEEEHDPSPEEQDREWKEERDRKEDANLVEGRAHAEGAAHPLQVHPSAEPVTKFRSPYEEQLEQQRLAARRAEEAQRLRERQEALHQQRLQEHLLRQQQQQQQQLLAQEMAQQRLAGQEEGRAQHPEQLRQQAHYDAVDNDIVQGAEDQGTQEEGGAYERDNQHPDEAGEDPENGHVPQEQGLPEADPESDADRAAVEDINPADDPNNQGEDEFEEAEQVREENLPDENEEQKQSPEKQGNAEMEEHLVMAGNPDQQEDNVDEQYQEEGEEEADEKNNDGEEREVQADKHPKGQEEHYEEEEEEEDDGAAVAEKSQRRAEM
- the GOLIM4 gene encoding Golgi integral membrane protein 4 isoform X3, which translates into the protein MGNGMCSRKQKRIFQTLLLLTVVFGFLYGAMLYYELQTQLRKAEAVALKYQQHQESLSAQLQVVYEHRSRLEKSLQKERLEHKKAKEDFLVYKLEAQETLNKGRQDSNSRYSALNVQHQMLKSQHEELKKQHSDLEEEHRKQGEDFSRTFNDHKQKYLQLQQEKEQELSKLKETVYNLREENRQLRKAHQDIHTQLQDVKTQVAEYKQLKDTLNRIPSFRKADPAERPSVTQVAHSPQGDNTARENAAREPQQVSRNVWQRHEAGPGRTEEIKPSPPTPKEAEFQGPAEQNQQEAEARKPEEHQVEEEHRKALEEEAMEQVGQAEHLEEEHDPSPEEQDREWKEERDRKEDANLVEGRAHAEGAAHPLQVHPSAEPVTKFRSPYEEQLEQQRLAARRAEEAQRLRERQEALHQQRLQEHLLRQQQQQQQQLLAQEMAQQRLAGQEEGRAQHPEQLRQQAHYDAVDNDIVQGAEDQGTQEEGGAYERDNQHPDEAGEDPENGHVPQEQGLPEADPESDADRAAVEDINPADDPNNQGEDEFEEAEQVREENLPDENEEQKQSPEKQGNAEMEEHLVMAGNPDQQEDNVDEQYQEEGEEEVQEDLTEEKKRELEHNAEETYGENDENADEKNNDGEEREVQADKHPKGQEEHYEEEEEEEDDGAAVAEKSQRRAEM